The genome window ATCGCCGACGTGAACACCGGCATCGGCAGCAACTCCCTGCTGATCTTCCAGGGAAAGCTCTACGTCGCGAACTACTTCCTGGGCTTCATCTCGGTGGTTGACCAGAAGACCTTCGCCGTCCAGCAGGTCATGACCACCGGCCTGCTGCCGAACCATCTGTTGGCGTGGAAGAAGAACACGTTCCTGGTGATCGACAAGGCCTCGGCGATCTCCGAGCTTCCGACCGGGATGCTGAAGATCAAGACGCCTCCGCTGTCCAGCGGCGACTACGTCTTCAAGGTCACCAAGCACTGAGCCTCGGCTCCTGGACAAAGCCGCACAACCAGACATCCCCCGCACATTTTTCGTGCGGGGGATGTCTGGTTGTGCGGGGTTTGCCGGTGTCAGGCGATGATCTCGGCCAGCGTCGCCATCGTGTCCACCCGCTCGCGGTGGGTTCCGGCCGACGGGCTGGCCAGGATCACCCCGACGCCGGCCTCGTCGAAGGCGGCGATCTGCTCGGCGACATAGGAACGCGGCCCGATGAGGCTCATGGCCTTCACCAACTCGTCGGGCACCGCCGCGGCGGCCTCGACCTTCTTGCCGTCGAGGTAGAGGTCCTGGATGACCTTGGCCTCCTCGACGTAGCCGTACCGCTGCACCAGCGAGTTGTAGAAGTTCTTGCCGCGGGCGCCCATGCCGCCGATGTAGAGCGCAGCGTGGTGGCGGACGAAGCCGAGCGCATTCTCGATCTGTTCGGAATCCTCGGTGATGTAGGCCGCGGCCTGCACGACGATGCGCAGCTCGCCCAGCGCCGAGTCGCGCTTGGCCTTGCCCGCGGCCAACGATTCACCGAAGGCGGCATCGACGTAACCGGGGTGGAAGAGGAAGGGCTGGAACTCCTCGAAGAGCTCGGCGGCCAGTTCGACATTCTTCGGGCCGATCGCGGCCAGCAGCATGGGGATGCGCTCGCGGACCGGGTGGTTGATGATCTTGAGCGCCTTGCCCAGGCCGCTGCCGCCGTGTTCGGCGTCGAGCGGCAGCGTGTAGTGCTTACCGGCGTATTCCACCTTCTCCCGCCGCCACACCTTGCGGCAGATCTCGGCGTGCTCCCGCGCACGGCCGAGCGGGAAGTCGTACTTCACCCCGTGGAAGCCCTCGATGACCTGCGGGCCCGACGCGCCGATCCCGAGGATCGCACGGCCCCCGCTGATGTAGTCCAGTCCGGCCGCGGTCATCGCCAGGTTCGTCGGCGTCCGCGAATACATCGGCAGAATCGCGGTCTGCAGCTCCATCGTGTCGGTCTGCGCCGCGATGTACCCGAGTTGGCTGACCGCGTCGAAGCTATACGCCTCCGGCACCGCGATGCGGCGCACGCCGACGCCTTCGAAATCCCGGAGATTCGCGATGGTCTCGCGGAAGTCCCCTGCGTAATTGATCGGCATACCCAGCGTTATCCCTGTCATGGGGAGATTCTGGCACGGGTGCGTGTCCGTTTCCCGGCTGCCCTGCGGCCCGGCGCCGCCGGGGCACGGCGGGCGCCGATCCGGTGGCCATCGGCCGACGCGTCGGTTAACAGAAGATGAACAGCGACGGAACACCGCATAATCCCAGGTCAAAGGGGTGTGACGCGATCGGTCCAGTTATGCGGATGGGGATTTCACCAGCCATGATTTCACCATGACCGCAGAGATGTTGATCCTCGTGCTGCTCGTCGTCACGGCACTCGGATTCGATTTCACCAATGGCTTCCACGACACCGGGAACGCCATGGCCACCTCGATCGCCACCGGGGCCCTCAAGCCCAAGGTCGCGGTCGGCCTCTCCGCGATCCTCAACCTGGTCGGCGCCTTCCTCTCCGTCGAGGTCGCCGCGACGATCACCAAGGACGTCCTCAAGATCCAGGAGACCTCGGGCGACTCGGCCGGTGCCCTGATCCCCGGCCTCGACCCCACCAAGGCCCTGCTGATCATCTTCGCCGGCCTTGTCGGCGGCATCCTGTGGAACCTGTTCACCTGGCTGTTCGGTCTGCCGTCGAGTTCGTCGCACGCGCTGTTCGGCGGCCTGATCGGCGCCGGCCTCGCCGCGCTGGGCACCTCCGGGGTCAACTGGTCGGGCATCTCGACCAAGATCCTCCTACCCGCGCTGCTGGCCCCGATCATCGCCTGCATCGTGGCCGCGGCCGGCACCTGGCTGGTCTACCGGATCACCGAGTCGCTGGCCTCGCACCAGAAGGACGACGGCTTCCGCTACGGCCAGATCGCCACCGCGTCGCTGGTCTCCCTGGCCCACGGCACCGGCGACGCCCAGAAGACGATGGGTGTCATCGCCCTCGCCCTGATCGCCACCGGCCACCTCAGCGCCGAGTCGGTGGGCCACGGCCTGCCGTTCTGGGTCATCTCCACCTGTGCCGCGGCCATCGCGCTGGGCACCTACCTGGGCGGCTGGCGCATCATCCGCACGCTGGGCAAGGGCCTGGTCGAGATCTCCCCGCCGCAGGGCATGGCCGCCGAGGCCAGCTCGGCCGCGATCATCCTGACCTCGAGCGCCGCCGGCCTGCCGCTGTCGACCACCCACGTCGCCACCGGATCGATCCTGGGCAGCGGCGTCGGCCGCCGCGGCGCCCAGGTTCGCTGGCAGGTGGCCGGCCGCATGGTGGTCGCCTGGGTCACGACCCTGCCGGCCGCGGCCCTCGTCGGTGCCGGGTGCTTCCTGGTGGCCAACCTGCTGGGCAACCTGGCCGGGGCGATCGCCATCTTCACCATCCTCGTCGTGCTCGCCGCCTACATGTACTGGCGCGCACAGCAGAACAAGATCGACCACGCCAACGTCAATGCCGACTGGGACGACGAGAACGGCCTCATCCCGGCCGATCCGGCTGTTCCGGCCGCCCCCGCCCCGCTCGAGCGCACCGGCGCCTGAATCCAGGGCCACGAAAGGGAACCACTGAGATGACCGCACTCGAACCCATCGTCCGAGTCCTTCTCGTCGGACTGGCCTTCGGCGCCGGACTGCCCGCACTGTTCGCCGTCGGGCTGCGCCTGTGGTCCAACGGGTACAACGCCGATGGCACCGTCACCAGCCACAACCCGTTCCTCAAGGCCATCGGCGGCATCCTGTTCGCCCTCGTCGCGCTGGTGATCGTCGTGGGCATCCTGTGGATCACCCGCGAGGCGATCAAGTCGCACCTCGGACTCGAGATCTTCCCCTTCGGCTACAAGTAGCCCACCGTCGCCCAACGGCCTCGCAAGCAGAGTCGACCTATACTCATGGCACGACCACGAATCAGAGGAGTTGCCGTGGACAGGCCCCAGTTGCTGGCCTCGGTGATCCGCTGGCTGCGAACCGGGTACCCCAACGGCGTGCCGGCGGACGACTACATCCCGCTCGTCGCGATCCTGCGCCGCCAGCTCAGCGACGACGAGGTGACCGAGGTCGCCACCACCCTCGCCGCCGATGCGGTCTCGGCGGCCGACCCGCAGGCGACGACCGCGGTGATCACCGACGTCCCCGAAATCAGCCGGATCGACGCGGGCGTGGAGATCAACAAGGTGACCGACGAACTGCCCAGCGAGAACGACCTGGCCCGGGTGCGCTCGGTCCTGGTGTCGGCGGGCTGGCCGTTCGACGACGACCCGCTGCGCCGCGACGACGGCGACTCCCCCACCGACACCGCGGACTGACCCCGTGCCGGTCCTGCGCGCCCTGCCGCTGACGTCGGGCCCGGAGCTGGCCGAATCCTTCGGCGATCTCGTCGCCATGGCCGCCGGCGGCCGGTGTTACCTCCCCGTCGACGACGACCCCGACGCACCCGACCGCCGGCTGTTGGAGTCCTCGCTGGCCGTCGGATCCCCCGTCGACGATCCGGACGCCTGCCTGGTCATCGCGACGTCGGGCTCGACCGGCCGTCCCAAAGGGGCGATCCACACCCCGTCGACCCTCGCCGCCTCCGCCGATGCGACCCACGCCCGCCTCGGCGGCGAGGGCAACTGGCTGTTGGCCCTGCCGCCCCACCACATCGCCGGGCTGCAGGTCCTGCTGCGCGCGCTTCGCGCCGGGTTCACCCCGGCGGTCTGCGACCTGCGCGGCGGGTTCGACGCCGAGCGCTTCGCCCGTGACATCGCCCTGTTGCGCGGGCCGAAACGCTACACCTCGCTGGTACCCACGCAGCTGCGGGCGGTGCTGGACACTCCGGCGGCAACCGCGGCGCTCGGCGAAGTCGACGCGGTCCTCGTCGGCGGGGCGGCCACCCCGCCCGCGCTGCATCGTCGGGCGGTCGAGGCGGGGATTCCGGTGGTCCGGACCTACGGGATGAGCGAGACCGGCGGCGGATGCGTCTACGACGGCCGGCCCCTCGACGGGGTGTCGGTGTCGATCGACGACGGGGTCGTCGTGCTGTCCGGGCCGATGGTGGCCCACGGCTATCACGGCCGGGACGACCCCGCGTTCGCCGTGCCCGGCTCGTTCCGGACCGACGACCTGGGCATCGTCACCGACGGCGAACTACGCATCCTGGGCCGGGCCGACGACGCGATCAGTTCCGGCGGGCTGACCGTGGTGCCGCAGGTGGTCGAGTCCGTGCTGGCCGCCGATCCGGCCGTCGCCGAATGCGCGGTCGTCGGGGTGCCCGATGAACGGCTCGGCGAACGGGTGGTGGCCGCGGTGGTCGCGGCACCCGGACGGCGACCGGACCCCGAGGCACTGCGCACCCGGGTGGCCGAGCAGGTCCACCGCCATGCGGCACCGAAACAGATCGTCGTCGTCGACGATCTGCCCCGGCGCGGGCCGGGCAAGATCGACCGGGCCGGGGTACGGGCACTGCTGGAATCTGGTGGGCGTCAAGCCGATTCCGCCGCGCGGGGCTGAGTCCCACGCGAGCGTGGTTGAATTACGCCATGGCCACGATTGCGCAATGGATCAACGGCGCCCGCCCTCGCACCCTGCCCACTGCGCTCGCGCCGGTGATCGCCGGGTTCGCCGCCGCCCAACACGTCAACGAGAGCCCCAGCTGGACGCGCACATTGGGCGCCTTCGCGGTGGCCATCGCACTGGTCATCGGCGTCAACTTCGCCAATGACTACTCCGACGGGATCCGCGGGACCGATGCCGACCGGGTGGGACCGCAGCGCCTCGTCGGCTCCGGCGCCGCCTCCCCCGGCGCGGTCCGCACCGCCGCACTGATCTGTTTCGCCATCGCCGCCGCCGTCGGCATCTGGCTGTCGCTGGCCACCCATTGGTGGCTCATCCTCGTCGGCGCGGTGTGCATCGTGGCGGCCTGGTTCTACACCGGCGGCTCGCGCCCGTACGGCTATGCCGGATTCGGCGAAGTCGCGGTATTCGTCTTCTTCGGTTTGGTCGCCGTCTGCGGCACCCAGCTCGTCGTCGGCGGGAAGATCGACCTGTTCGGCGTGCTGATCGCCGTGGCGATCGGATCCTTCTCCGCGGCGGTCCTGGTGACCAACAACCTGCGTGACATCGACACCGACGCGGCCACCGGCAAACGCACCCTGGCGGTCATCCTCGGCGACTACTCGACGCGCTACCTCTACGCCTTCCTGATGACGCTGCCGTTCGTCATCACCGTCATCCTGGCGTTTCACCATCCGTGGACACTGGCCGGGCTGGCAGTCGCCCCGCTGGCCAACGCGGCCGGACGGACAGTCGTCGGTAGCAAGAATCAGGCCGGGGCACAGGGCCCCGACCTGATTCGGGTTCTCGGACAGACCGGGTTGATCATGGCCGGATGGGCCGTGATCATCGCCGCGGCCTTTACGTGGGGGATCGACGGGATCCCCCACGGCCACCTCTTCTAGGGCTGCCGGGCCGCGTCCGCGCCGAGCTGATCGACGACGGCCACCCGCAACGCCTCGACATCCGGGGCGAGTGCGAGGATCGCGGCCACCTCCGGGGTGTCGGCGTCCAAGGCGGCGAGAACCAGGTGGCCGGTGGACAGGAACCGGCTGTCCTGGTCGGCGGCGATCTGCGCCGCGTGTGCCAGGGTCCGCTTCGTCACCGGGGCGAACCGGGGCCGCCGGCCGCGCGGACCGCGGCGACCGCGGCCGTACTCCCAGGGGCCCTCGCCCCACGGGCCGTCCTCGCCGGACCACGGGCCGTCCTCACCCCAGGGGCCGGGTTCGCCGCCCCACGGGCCGTCGGCCCACGGCGGAGTGCCGCGGCGCGGACCGCGGCCGCCGAATCCCTGCGCGTCCCGAGGGCCGCGACCGCCGAATCCCTGCGCGTCCCGGGGGCCGCGACGGCCGTGCGGACCGCCGCGGTGGCCGTGCGGGCCCCGCGGGCCACACTCGCCGTCACGGCCGCGACCGCGACCCCGACGTTCGTCGCGGCGCCCCCACCCGGCGGTGAGGTCGTCGCCGAAGTTGCGGCGCACCGCCTCTCGCACCTGGTCCAGGTCGATGCCGAGCATCTTCAACGCATCGCGGTCCCGGGAGTACCGGTCCTCGTCCGAACTCGGCTCGTCGCCGTCTTGCTCCCCGGTCGCGGTGCGCACGGCGTCGCGCGCGGCGTCCAGGGTGATGCCGTGGTCGGCGAAGATGCCGACCAGCGGGTCTCGAGCATTGCAGAGCACACCGAGGATCAGGTGCTCCGGTCCGAGGCTGGGTTGTCCGAGGTCTTGCGCCTCGGCGATGGCGAAGGGAAACGTCATCCGTCCTTCGCGAGTCATTCGTGAGCCAAACATGGGCTCCTCCTTCATGTCTTGTGGATGGTCAGTCGGTGGCCGGGGTGGGCGAACCGTCGGCGTCGGGGCGGGCCCGGCGCGCGTGCTTCTGGTGGACCGCCTGGCGGCTGATCTCCAGTACGTCGGCGATCTGCTGCCAGCTCCAGCCGGCCTCCCTCGCACTGTCGACGTGGATGTCTTCCAGGCGATCGGCCAGCGTGCGCAGGGCGCGCACCGCGGCCAGGCCGCGGGCCGGATCTTTGTCGGCGACCGCGTCGGCGGTCGGGTTCGTTCCCTCAGTCACGATGTCAGGTTAACTTGACGAAGAAGTCATGTCAAGAATTATTGACAGATGGGGTCCGGCACCCCGGGCCCCGGCCGCCGACAGACTCGGCGACAATGAGGATCGTGACCGACTACCCCGCCGCCCATTCCGTCGACGACTTCCGTACCAACCTCGCCGCCGTGCGCGCCCGCATCGACGACGCCGCCCGCGGCGCCGGACGCGACCCGCAGGCGGTGCGGCTGCTCCCGGTATCCAAGACGGTGGAGGCCGACCGGCTGCGTCACGCGGTGCAGGCCGGATGCGAGTGGTTCGGCGAGAACAAGGTCCAAGAGGCCAAGCGCAAACATGCCGACCTCGCCGACACCGGGGTGAAGTGGGCGGTCATCGGCCACCTCCAGACCAACAAGGCCAAGGATGTCGCGGCGATCGCCGACGAGTTCCAGGCGCTCGACAGCCTGCGGGTCGCCGAAGCGCTCGACCGCCGGTTGCAGATGCTCGGCCGCGGCCTGGACGTCCTCGTGCAGGTCAACACCTCCGGCGAGGAGTCCAAGTTCGGCCTGACCCCCGACGACCTGCCCGGCTTCCTCGCCGAGCTGCCCGCCTTCTCGTCGCTACGGGTTCGCGGCCTGATGACGCTGGCCGCGCTCTCCGCCGACGCCGATCGGGTCCGCGGCTGCTTCGCGGTGCTGCGCGACCTGCGCGACCGGGCCCGCGACACCGACCCCGACCTCATCGGGCCCGGCGAGCTGTCCATGGGGATGTCCGGCGACTTCGAACTGGCCATCGCCGAGGGCTCGACGTGCGTCCGCGTCGGGCAGGCCATCTTCGGCGCCCGGGCCACGCCGGACAGCCACTATTGGCCGAACTGACTCACTCGGCAACACCCAGAGTGACCCACTCGGCAACACCCGGAGTGACTCACTCGTCTGCCAGCGACTCCGAGATGTTCATCCGCGCGGCGCGTACCGCCGGGGTGAGCGCACCCACCACGCACAGGCCCACCGACACCGCGACGTACAGCAGGGCCGAATACCGCGGTTCGTAGTGGATTGCGATGGAGGTGCTCGCGGTCAGGATCTTGTCACTGAGCAGGTGGAGGAATCCACCGAGGAGCACGCCCACCGCCGAGCCCACCACCGCAATCGCCACCGCCTCGGCCAGCACCATCTTGAACACGAACCGTCGCGACGCCCCCAACGCGCGCAGCACGGCGAGTTCCCGGCGCCGCTCGATCACACTGAGCAACAACGTGTTCAACAGGGCCACCGACGCAGCGACCGCGACGATCCACTGGATGGCGACGGTGAAGGCGCCGGACTGTTCGGCGGACTGCTGCGTCGCGCGGATCGCCTCCTCCCCGGAGTAGACGTGCAGCGGCAGCCGTTGCGCGGAGAACTGCTGCGCCACGGCCGTCAACCCGGCCCGCACCGCCTCGGGATCGGCCCCGGGCGCCAGCTCAACCTGCAGGAAGGTCGCCCCGGGCCGGTCGAACCACTCCCGCAAGAGTGCCAACGACATCGCCGCACTGCCCGAGTCGACCGACACGTAGTCGACCACGTCGCGCACGATCAGCGAGTGATACCCGGTCGGCGTCGCCAGGCGCACCTCGTCGCCCGTCTTGCGTCCCAGACTGCGCGCCGCCACCGAGGACAGCACGATGCCGTCGCCGGCGATGATCCGGCGCAGCGCGTCGGGATCGGTCTTGTGCATGAACGGCGAGCCGAGACCCTCGTCGAGGCCTTGGACCAGGATGCGCGCCTCGCCGACGTTGACCGCCGTCCACTGCGACGGGGCCACCCGGGCGACACCGGGGACCTCCCGGGCCGCGTCGATGACGTCGTCGCCGAATGCCGGACCGGTCGGAATCCCGTCTTTGCTCGACGTGGACAGGTAGAAGGCCGGGTCGCCCAGCCCCTGCAAGGACCCGGAGATCGAGGCGACCAGGTTCTGCAGCGCCCCCGAGGTGCCCATCCCGACCGCGATCGCCACCGCGACGGTCATCACCGTCGCCCACACCCGCCGCGACGCCCGCTCGGTGTTCACCGCGGCGAGCGTGCCCGGCGCGCGGAAACACCCGGCCAGCGCGGTCACCGCCCGCACCAGCACGCCGGTCAACGCCAGACACAGCAGCAGGCCGCACGCCCCGAAGACCGCGCCGGCGGCAATCGCGGCACGGCCCGGCACCGTCGTCGCGACGACCCACGACGCTGCGATCCCGGCGACGCCGCCGATCCCGGCGATGGCGACCACGCGCCCCGACAGCGGTGAGTCCACCTCGCCGCCGGCCGCCGACATCGCCTCCACCGGGGACACCGAGAACACGGTGCGCGCCGCCAACGCCGTCGCCGCCACACATGCGAGCACGCAGGCCGCCAGCGCGACGAACGGCGCATACAGCGGCAGGTGGTAACTCACCGCGGCGCCGACCGAGTTGACGGTCATCTCCGGCAACCGGCCGATCGCCCACCGGCCCGCCAGGATCCCGATCGGGATACCGATGAGCCCGCCGATCAGCCCGTAGACCGCCGATTCGGTGAGCATGTCGCCGACCAGCTGCCCCCGGCGGGCGCCCAGGGCGCGCACCATCGCCAACGACGAGCGCCGCGAGGCCACCGCCATGTTCATCGTGTTGAACACCAGGAACCCGGCGATGACCAGTGCGATCAACGAGACGAGCAGCGTCGAGTCGCGGGTCACCGCCGTGGCCACCTCGGCCTGGTGCAGCCGGAACTGCGGGGTCAGGACGACGGCGCGACCGTCGACGATGTGTTCGGCATCCGCGGTCAACCTCCCGACGTCGGCGCCGGGGCGGGCGACGATCAGGACCGAGTCGACCCGGTCGTCGAGCCGGGTCATCTGTTGGGCCAGCGGCAGGTAGGCGAAGAAGAAGTTGCCGCGGTTGAGCACGTCGGTGCCCTTGGCCGGCGCCACCTGCAGCACGGTCACCTCGACGCCGTTGAGCACGATGCGCTCGCCCTGCCGCACGCCGGCGCCCGGCCCGGCGATCACCCCGGTCTCCAGTTGGGCCAGGTCCACCTCGTTCCCCCCGGACTGGCGCAGGGCGTCGCGCAGCTGGGCCGACATCTGGGTCACGCGTTGGTCGGAGCCGATCAGCAGGCTCACCCTCGGGTCGGCCGAGGGGGCCCCGACCGGGTCGACGCGGACCTGCGCCCGGATCATCGGCACCACGGCCTGCGCGGCGGGCAGCCCGGCGCGCAACTCACCGGCGATCGGCGCCGGCATCCCGGTGTCGGAGATCGCCGCGACCTCCAGTGCGGCATCACCGGTCAACGCCGCGGTCAGATCGCGCACCGATCCGGTCAGCGACCCGAAGGTGCCGAATACCGCCACCAGCAGCGCCGAGGCCACCACGACCACCGACAACGAGGTGACCACCCGCAGCCGGTGGGTGATGATTTCGCGCAGGTTCAGCAGCCGGACGCGGGTCAGGCCCGCGCGTACCCGGGAACCCGGTGCCATCAGAGCAGGACCCGGCCGTCGCGGACCGTGATCACCTGGTCGGTGGCCGCGGCGGCGCCGGAGTCATGGGTGACCATGACCACGAGCCGGTCCGGGCGGTCGTGGGCGAGTGCGGCGAGGAGTTCGAGCACCGCCTCCCCGGTCCGGCTGTCGAGGTTGCCGGTCGGCTCGTCGGCGAGCAGGATCGCCGGATCCATGATGAGCGACCGGGCGATCGCGACGCGTTGCATCTGGCCGCCGGACAGCTCGCTGGGCCGGTGGTCGACCCGGTCGCCCAGGCCCACCCGCTCCAGCAGTTCGACCGCCTCGGGCTTGGCCTTGCGTAGCGACTGGTTGTCCAGCAACCGCGGCAGCGCGACGTTCTCCCACGCCGACATCGTCGGGACCAGGTTGAAGAATTGGAAGATGAATCCGATGCGGCGCCGGCGGAACTCCGATGCCGCCGCATCGTCGAGGTTGGTCAGGTCCACGCCGTCGACGACGATCTCGCCCGACGTCGGCTGGTCGAGCGCGCCCAGGATGTGCAGCAGCGTGGACTTGCCGGCGCCCGACGGCCCGATGATCGACACGAACCGCCCACCGGGCAGGTCGAGGTCGACGCC of Gordonia crocea contains these proteins:
- a CDS encoding LLM class F420-dependent oxidoreductase, whose translation is MTGITLGMPINYAGDFRETIANLRDFEGVGVRRIAVPEAYSFDAVSQLGYIAAQTDTMELQTAILPMYSRTPTNLAMTAAGLDYISGGRAILGIGASGPQVIEGFHGVKYDFPLGRAREHAEICRKVWRREKVEYAGKHYTLPLDAEHGGSGLGKALKIINHPVRERIPMLLAAIGPKNVELAAELFEEFQPFLFHPGYVDAAFGESLAAGKAKRDSALGELRIVVQAAAYITEDSEQIENALGFVRHHAALYIGGMGARGKNFYNSLVQRYGYVEEAKVIQDLYLDGKKVEAAAAVPDELVKAMSLIGPRSYVAEQIAAFDEAGVGVILASPSAGTHRERVDTMATLAEIIA
- a CDS encoding ABC transporter permease, whose translation is MAPGSRVRAGLTRVRLLNLREIITHRLRVVTSLSVVVVASALLVAVFGTFGSLTGSVRDLTAALTGDAALEVAAISDTGMPAPIAGELRAGLPAAQAVVPMIRAQVRVDPVGAPSADPRVSLLIGSDQRVTQMSAQLRDALRQSGGNEVDLAQLETGVIAGPGAGVRQGERIVLNGVEVTVLQVAPAKGTDVLNRGNFFFAYLPLAQQMTRLDDRVDSVLIVARPGADVGRLTADAEHIVDGRAVVLTPQFRLHQAEVATAVTRDSTLLVSLIALVIAGFLVFNTMNMAVASRRSSLAMVRALGARRGQLVGDMLTESAVYGLIGGLIGIPIGILAGRWAIGRLPEMTVNSVGAAVSYHLPLYAPFVALAACVLACVAATALAARTVFSVSPVEAMSAAGGEVDSPLSGRVVAIAGIGGVAGIAASWVVATTVPGRAAIAAGAVFGACGLLLCLALTGVLVRAVTALAGCFRAPGTLAAVNTERASRRVWATVMTVAVAIAVGMGTSGALQNLVASISGSLQGLGDPAFYLSTSSKDGIPTGPAFGDDVIDAAREVPGVARVAPSQWTAVNVGEARILVQGLDEGLGSPFMHKTDPDALRRIIAGDGIVLSSVAARSLGRKTGDEVRLATPTGYHSLIVRDVVDYVSVDSGSAAMSLALLREWFDRPGATFLQVELAPGADPEAVRAGLTAVAQQFSAQRLPLHVYSGEEAIRATQQSAEQSGAFTVAIQWIVAVAASVALLNTLLLSVIERRRELAVLRALGASRRFVFKMVLAEAVAIAVVGSAVGVLLGGFLHLLSDKILTASTSIAIHYEPRYSALLYVAVSVGLCVVGALTPAVRAARMNISESLADE
- a CDS encoding inorganic phosphate transporter, producing MTAEMLILVLLVVTALGFDFTNGFHDTGNAMATSIATGALKPKVAVGLSAILNLVGAFLSVEVAATITKDVLKIQETSGDSAGALIPGLDPTKALLIIFAGLVGGILWNLFTWLFGLPSSSSHALFGGLIGAGLAALGTSGVNWSGISTKILLPALLAPIIACIVAAAGTWLVYRITESLASHQKDDGFRYGQIATASLVSLAHGTGDAQKTMGVIALALIATGHLSAESVGHGLPFWVISTCAAAIALGTYLGGWRIIRTLGKGLVEISPPQGMAAEASSAAIILTSSAAGLPLSTTHVATGSILGSGVGRRGAQVRWQVAGRMVVAWVTTLPAAALVGAGCFLVANLLGNLAGAIAIFTILVVLAAYMYWRAQQNKIDHANVNADWDDENGLIPADPAVPAAPAPLERTGA
- a CDS encoding helix-turn-helix domain-containing protein — protein: MTEGTNPTADAVADKDPARGLAAVRALRTLADRLEDIHVDSAREAGWSWQQIADVLEISRQAVHQKHARRARPDADGSPTPATD
- a CDS encoding ABC transporter ATP-binding protein, with amino-acid sequence MSPNITRHVARPPLVSARNLVREYAFGETTVRALDGVDLDLPGGRFVSIIGPSGAGKSTLLHILGALDQPTSGEIVVDGVDLTNLDDAAASEFRRRRIGFIFQFFNLVPTMSAWENVALPRLLDNQSLRKAKPEAVELLERVGLGDRVDHRPSELSGGQMQRVAIARSLIMDPAILLADEPTGNLDSRTGEAVLELLAALAHDRPDRLVVMVTHDSGAAAATDQVITVRDGRVLL
- a CDS encoding 1,4-dihydroxy-2-naphthoate polyprenyltransferase, yielding MATIAQWINGARPRTLPTALAPVIAGFAAAQHVNESPSWTRTLGAFAVAIALVIGVNFANDYSDGIRGTDADRVGPQRLVGSGAASPGAVRTAALICFAIAAAVGIWLSLATHWWLILVGAVCIVAAWFYTGGSRPYGYAGFGEVAVFVFFGLVAVCGTQLVVGGKIDLFGVLIAVAIGSFSAAVLVTNNLRDIDTDAATGKRTLAVILGDYSTRYLYAFLMTLPFVITVILAFHHPWTLAGLAVAPLANAAGRTVVGSKNQAGAQGPDLIRVLGQTGLIMAGWAVIIAAAFTWGIDGIPHGHLF
- a CDS encoding Clp protease N-terminal domain-containing protein, translating into MTFPFAIAEAQDLGQPSLGPEHLILGVLCNARDPLVGIFADHGITLDAARDAVRTATGEQDGDEPSSDEDRYSRDRDALKMLGIDLDQVREAVRRNFGDDLTAGWGRRDERRGRGRGRDGECGPRGPHGHRGGPHGRRGPRDAQGFGGRGPRDAQGFGGRGPRRGTPPWADGPWGGEPGPWGEDGPWSGEDGPWGEGPWEYGRGRRGPRGRRPRFAPVTKRTLAHAAQIAADQDSRFLSTGHLVLAALDADTPEVAAILALAPDVEALRVAVVDQLGADAARQP
- the menE gene encoding o-succinylbenzoate--CoA ligase, with amino-acid sequence MPVLRALPLTSGPELAESFGDLVAMAAGGRCYLPVDDDPDAPDRRLLESSLAVGSPVDDPDACLVIATSGSTGRPKGAIHTPSTLAASADATHARLGGEGNWLLALPPHHIAGLQVLLRALRAGFTPAVCDLRGGFDAERFARDIALLRGPKRYTSLVPTQLRAVLDTPAATAALGEVDAVLVGGAATPPALHRRAVEAGIPVVRTYGMSETGGGCVYDGRPLDGVSVSIDDGVVVLSGPMVAHGYHGRDDPAFAVPGSFRTDDLGIVTDGELRILGRADDAISSGGLTVVPQVVESVLAADPAVAECAVVGVPDERLGERVVAAVVAAPGRRPDPEALRTRVAEQVHRHAAPKQIVVVDDLPRRGPGKIDRAGVRALLESGGRQADSAARG
- a CDS encoding DUF3349 domain-containing protein; translated protein: MDRPQLLASVIRWLRTGYPNGVPADDYIPLVAILRRQLSDDEVTEVATTLAADAVSAADPQATTAVITDVPEISRIDAGVEINKVTDELPSENDLARVRSVLVSAGWPFDDDPLRRDDGDSPTDTAD
- a CDS encoding YggS family pyridoxal phosphate-dependent enzyme, giving the protein MRIVTDYPAAHSVDDFRTNLAAVRARIDDAARGAGRDPQAVRLLPVSKTVEADRLRHAVQAGCEWFGENKVQEAKRKHADLADTGVKWAVIGHLQTNKAKDVAAIADEFQALDSLRVAEALDRRLQMLGRGLDVLVQVNTSGEESKFGLTPDDLPGFLAELPAFSSLRVRGLMTLAALSADADRVRGCFAVLRDLRDRARDTDPDLIGPGELSMGMSGDFELAIAEGSTCVRVGQAIFGARATPDSHYWPN